One Malania oleifera isolate guangnan ecotype guangnan chromosome 9, ASM2987363v1, whole genome shotgun sequence DNA segment encodes these proteins:
- the LOC131163462 gene encoding zinc finger BED domain-containing protein RICESLEEPER 2-like, with protein MDTINLDFDDECNITPSSDKSEKNSSSINDGTRKKRQRRKTSTAWDELYLLPIDVDGKQKAKCKKCGAEYVANASTHGTANLRRHINSCPLRDNYDVKQMHMDYGTKLHAKKIEQDVYREKMAIVVIKHCYPFSWVEHEGNRDVHKYLNPDIKPITRNTAKADVLKIHKREKEKLKLTLQSAFGKVCLTSDCWSSPTTEGYLCITAHFVDENWVLHSKIINFSHMPPPHLGVTLSEKTFNVLKEWGIDRKIFSITLDNATANDSMQDILSSQLSLQAPLVSGGEYFHVRCCAHILNLIVQEGLKVIERVMYNIRESVKYIKGSEGRKLKFKECIKQVGILASISLRLDVPTRWNSTFMMIESALTYRRALIHYALLDANYKYCPSNEEWNRAEVICNFLKPFYDMTKLFSGSDYPTSNLYFSNIWKIQLHLLETMENPDCIVNGMAAKMKEKFDKYWKCYSVVLAFAIVLDPRYKLQFVEFCYSKIDSSTSRQKLNLLRQKLYSLFQDYANKSKSSLESAAPSTGDLYFEEPSLNHVAHAEMDILRYWKDNRFRYPDLSLMARDVLTIPITSVASESAFSIRAQVLNKYRRSLLPENAGALITTRNCGSK; from the exons ATGGATACCATAAACTTGGATTTTGATGATGAGTGTAATATTACTCCATCTTCAGATAAATCTGAAAAAAACAgttcttctatcaatgatggcACTAGAAAAAAGAGACAACGTAGAAAGACATCAACTGCTTGGGATGAATTGTATTTGTTACCTATAgatgttgatggaaaacagaaggCAAAATGTAAAAAATGTGGGGCTGAATATGTTGCTAATGCTTCAACCCATGGGACGGCAAATTTGAGACGCCACATTAATAGTTGTCCATTACGTGATAATTATGATGTGAAGCAGATGCATATGGATTATGGAACCAAACTTCATGCGAAAAAAATTGAACAAGATGTTTATCGTGAGAAGATGGCAATTGTCGTAATAAAACATTGCTATCCTTTTTCATGGGTTGAGCATGAAGGAAAtcgagatgtgcataaatatcttAATCCTGATATTAAACCAATTACTAGGAACACTGCTAAAGCTGATgtattgaaaatacataaaaggGAGAAGGAGAAACTTAAACTTACACTACAGAGTGCTTTTGGTAAAGTGTGTTTGACTTCTGATTGTTGGTCTTCTCCTACGACTGAAGGATATTTATGCATTACAGCTCATTTTGTGGATGAAAATTGGGTATTGCATAGTAAGATTATTAACTTTTCTCACATGCCACCCCCACATTTAGGAGTTACTTTGTCAGAAAAAACATTTAATGTATTGAAGGAATGGGGTATTGATAGGAAGATATTTTCCATCACATTGGATAATGCAACTGCTAATGATAGTATGCAAGATATTCTTTCAAGTCAATTGTCTTTGCAAGCACCTTTAGTAAGTGGCGGTGAATATTTTCATGTAAggtgttgtgctcatattttgaatCTTATTGTTCAAGAAGGATTAAAAGTGATTGAACGTGTTATGTATAACATTAGAGAAAGTGTCAAGTACATTAAGGGTTCAGAAGGCAGAAAACTTAAGTTTAAAGAGTGCATTAAACAAGTTGGTATACTTGCTTCAATCAGTTTGCGCTTGGATGTACCAACTAGGTGGAATTCAACTTTCATGATGATAGAAAGTGCACTTACATATCGACGGGCTTTAATTCATTATGCTTTACTTGATGCAAATTATAAGTATTGTCCGTCAAATGAAGAGTGGAATAGAGCTGAGGTCATTTGCAATTTCTTGAAACCATTTTACGACATGACAAAACTCTTTTCGGGTTCGGATTATCCtacatctaatttgtatttttcaaatatatggaaaattcaaTTGCATTTACTTGAAACAATGGAAAATCCAGACTGCATTGTTAATGGTATGGctgcaaaaatgaaagagaagttcGATAAATATTGGAAGTGTTACAGTGTCGTTTTGGCATTTGCTATTGTTCTTGATCCTCGTTACAAGCTTCAATTTGTTGAATTTTGTTACTCAAAGATTGATTCATCCACTTCTCGACAAAAGCTAAATCTCCTTCGTCAGAAGTTATACTCTCTATTCCAAGATTATGCAAACAAATCAAAATCTTCTTTGGAATCTGCTGCTCCATCTACTGGGG atttatatttcGAAGAGCCCAGTCTAAATCATGTGGCACATGCTGAAATGGATATATTGCGGTATTGGAAAGATAATCGATTTCGATATCCTGATTTATCTCTTATGGCGCGTGATGTACTTACTATTCCTATCACAAGCGTTGCATCAGAATCTGCATTCAGCATTCGAGCCCAGGTTCTTAACAAATATCGAAGATCACTTTTGCCGGAAAATGCAGGAGCATTGATAACAACtcgaaattg TGGATCcaagtga